A genomic stretch from Embleya scabrispora includes:
- a CDS encoding darcynin family protein produces the protein MSTDTTEPPVTAFMLVKTTPEWLALTVEERVHAFTTQVLPAIQAKTTGVRSRFYDTEFYSVRVTDVWVWEADDHKAYQLLIDALRETPFWDRYFEIVDLLVGTENGYARTYGLEAVTTIST, from the coding sequence ATGTCCACCGACACCACCGAACCCCCGGTCACCGCATTCATGCTGGTCAAGACCACGCCCGAGTGGCTGGCCCTGACCGTCGAGGAACGTGTGCACGCCTTCACCACCCAGGTCCTGCCGGCCATCCAGGCCAAGACCACCGGCGTGCGATCCCGCTTCTACGACACGGAGTTCTACTCCGTACGCGTCACCGACGTCTGGGTATGGGAGGCCGACGACCACAAGGCGTACCAACTCCTGATCGACGCCCTGCGCGAAACCCCGTTCTGGGACCGCTACTTCGAGATCGTCGACCTCCTCGTCGGCACCGAGAACGGCTACGCCCGCACGTACGGCCTC